Proteins encoded by one window of Pyrinomonadaceae bacterium:
- a CDS encoding class I SAM-dependent methyltransferase translates to MRTEDYQDLFELEEELWWFVGMRQITAAVLDPLLRENVSRIVLDAGCGTGGNVAWLRRYAGASEVVGMDLASDALKFARQRVQQLPVQASVTELPFPDATFDLVTSFDVIVQLPEEGADERAIREMYRVLTPGGIAFVRAAAYQWMRSGHDVALDTRRRYSLNELRALLEGTGFRVIRATYANSLLLPIAALHRLALKPIGLAPSGSDVSPLPSGLRWINPIFQTLLRCEAVWLKLFPLPAGLSVICVVQKPNT, encoded by the coding sequence ATGCGAACTGAAGACTACCAGGACCTGTTCGAGCTCGAAGAGGAGCTCTGGTGGTTTGTCGGGATGCGACAAATCACCGCAGCCGTGCTGGACCCTCTTCTGCGAGAGAATGTCTCGCGCATAGTTCTCGACGCCGGATGCGGCACCGGGGGCAACGTCGCGTGGCTGCGGCGCTACGCCGGTGCAAGCGAAGTCGTCGGGATGGATCTCGCATCTGACGCGCTCAAATTCGCTCGCCAGCGGGTTCAGCAATTGCCTGTTCAGGCCTCGGTCACTGAACTGCCGTTCCCGGATGCGACGTTCGATTTGGTCACCAGCTTTGATGTCATAGTGCAGTTGCCTGAGGAAGGCGCAGACGAACGCGCCATCCGTGAGATGTATCGCGTGCTCACGCCCGGTGGGATTGCGTTCGTGCGCGCTGCTGCGTACCAATGGATGCGCAGCGGGCATGATGTCGCATTGGATACCCGGCGGCGTTACAGCTTGAATGAATTGCGTGCTCTGTTGGAAGGCACCGGGTTTCGAGTGATACGGGCGACCTACGCGAACAGCCTTCTGCTTCCGATCGCCGCTCTGCACCGGCTTGCTTTGAAGCCGATTGGCCTGGCCCCATCGGGTTCAGATGTATCGCCTTTGCCGTCAGGTTTGAGGTGGATTAATCCGATCTTTCAGACGCTCTTGCGTTGCGAGGCAGTATGGTTAAAGTTATTCCCCTTGCCGGCAGGACTGTCCGTCATCTGCGTGGTTCAAAAGCCGAATACTTAG
- a CDS encoding NAD-dependent epimerase/dehydratase family protein translates to MTDHYTVYRDRSVLITGGLGFIGSNLARRLVELGGVKVFILDALLPDQGGNRFNIREFESDVTVHEADMRDDFVVNHLVGGMDFIFNLAGNVSHLESMLYPLRDLELNCTAQLTLLEACRHYNPHVKIVFASTRQVYGKPLYLPVDEEHRVAPLDVNGINKLAAEHYHLLYHRVYGTRTVSLRLTNTYGPGQLMHHDRQGFIAWFIRQAMDGGAIDLYGDGRQRRDLNYVEDVVEALLMAGASEATEGEIFNLGSDESLSLAEVASELIALTGKGSVRAVAFPQERQLIDIGNFHSSYDKIQSAVGWKPRTRLRAGLTRTLEFYGQNRAHYWGASAASSVA, encoded by the coding sequence GAGACCGTTCGGTGCTTATCACGGGAGGGCTTGGATTCATCGGCAGCAACCTGGCTCGCCGCCTGGTCGAACTCGGAGGAGTAAAAGTTTTCATTCTCGATGCACTTCTGCCTGATCAAGGCGGAAATCGTTTCAACATCCGCGAGTTTGAAAGCGACGTCACTGTCCACGAGGCCGACATGCGAGACGACTTTGTCGTCAATCACCTCGTCGGGGGCATGGATTTCATTTTCAATCTCGCCGGCAACGTCTCGCACCTCGAGTCCATGCTCTATCCTCTCCGGGATCTCGAACTCAACTGTACCGCGCAACTCACATTGCTCGAAGCATGCCGTCACTACAATCCGCATGTGAAGATAGTATTTGCGAGCACGCGGCAGGTTTACGGCAAGCCGCTTTACCTGCCGGTTGATGAAGAGCACCGGGTCGCGCCGCTCGACGTTAACGGGATAAACAAACTGGCAGCCGAGCACTATCACCTGCTCTATCATCGCGTTTACGGAACGCGCACGGTGTCTCTGCGGCTGACCAACACGTATGGGCCGGGCCAGCTAATGCATCATGATCGTCAGGGCTTCATTGCCTGGTTTATCCGTCAGGCGATGGATGGGGGAGCAATTGACCTTTATGGCGATGGCAGGCAGCGACGTGATCTTAACTACGTAGAGGATGTGGTTGAGGCGCTGCTCATGGCGGGCGCGAGTGAGGCCACTGAAGGCGAGATTTTCAATCTGGGTAGCGATGAATCTTTGAGCCTCGCGGAAGTGGCGTCGGAACTTATTGCGTTGACCGGCAAAGGCAGTGTCCGGGCCGTCGCGTTTCCGCAGGAGCGGCAGCTAATCGACATCGGGAACTTCCACTCGAGCTACGACAAGATCCAGTCAGCGGTCGGGTGGAAACCCCGGACGCGGCTTCGCGCGGGGTTGACGCGCACGTTGGAATTCTACGGTCAGAATCGGGCCCATTATTGGGGCGCAAGCGCTGCCTCTTCGGTAGCTTAG